Genomic window (Streptomyces cadmiisoli):
GGCCGTCGCACCGGAGCCGCGAACGGCTCCACCGCCGCGTTCTCCACGCTGTTGAAGACGATGAAGACGTTGCTGCGCGGGAACGGGGTGATGTTGTCACCCGAGCCGTGCATGCAGTTGCAGTCGAACCAGGTCGCCGAACCCGCCTTGCCCGTGAACAGCTTGATGCCGTACCGCGAGGCCATGGCGGTCAGCGCCTCGTCCGAGGGGGTGCCCGCGTCCTGCATCTGGAGCGACTTCTTGTAGTTGTCCTCCGGCGTGGCTCCCGCGCAGCCGAGGAACGTCCGGTGCGACCCCGGCATGATCATGAGGCCGCCGTTGGTGTCGTGGTTCTCGGTCAGCGCGATGGAGACGGACACGGCGCGCATGTTCGGCAGCCCGTCCTCGGCGTGCCAGGTCTCGAAGTCGGAGTGCCAGTAGAAGCCGCTGGCGCCGAAGCCCGGCTTGACGTTGATCCGCGACTGGTGGACGTACACGTCCGAGCCGAGGATCTGCCGGGCCCGTCCGACGACCCGCTCGTCGCGCACCAGGGCGGCGAACACCTCGCTGATCCGGTGCACCTCGAAGACGGAGCGGATCTCCTGCGACTTCGGCTCGACGATCGAGCGCTCGTCGGCCCGGATCGCCGGGTCCGCCACCAGCCGGTCCAGCTCCTGCCGGTAGACGGCGACCTCGTCGTCCGTGATGAGCTGGTCGACGGCGAGGAAGCCGTCCCGCTCGTAGGTCTGGAGACCGCCGACGTCGATCGGCCCGGGGGTGCCGGGCGCGCCCCAGACGACGGGGTCCTGACGGGGGACGGACACCTCGGTGCCGCCGCGGCTGGGGTAGAGGTCGGGGATCGTCGTGGTCGTCGTGGTCATGGTGACTCACACCTCCTCGGGTTCGGTGAGCAGCGGGTAGACGCCGTTCTGGTCGTGGTCCTCCCGTCCGGTCACGGGCGGATTGAAGACACAGATGCAGCGGAAGTCCTCCTTGATCCGCATCGTGTGCCGCTCGTGCCCGTCGAGGAGGTACATGGTCCCGGGCGTGATCGTGTACTTCCGCCCGGTCTCGTCGTCGGTCAGCTCGGCCTCGCCCGCCACGCAGACGACGGCCTCGATGTGGTTCGCGTACCACATCGACGTCTCCGTCCCGGCGTACAGGATCGTCTCGTGCAGCGAGAAGCCGACCCTCTCCTTGGCGAGGACGATGCGCTTGCTCTCCCAGGTGCCGGACGCGGCCCTGACATGCCGGTCGGTGCCCTCGATGTCCTTGAACGAACGGACGATCACGGTGTCGAACAGCTCCTTCTCTCAGCTCAGACGGTTTCGCGCACGGCGCGGGCGAGGACGCGCAGGCCCTCGTCCAGTTCGTCGGGCGTGACGGTGAGCGCGGGCAGCAGCTTGACCACCTCGCTCTCGGGACCGGACGTCTCGATGAGCAGCCCCAGTTCGAAGGCGCGCCGGGCGATGCGCTCGGCGCGGCCCTTGTCGTGGAACTCGATGCCCCAGACCAGCCCGCGGCCCCGGTACTCCTTGACGTCGGCGAGGTTCTCCTCGGTGACGGCGATCAGCGCCTGCTCGACCTGCTCGCCCCGCGCACGGGTCTGCTTCTCCATGGCGGAGCCGTCGGTCCAGTACGTCTCCAGGGCGGCGGTGGCCGTGACGAACGCGGGGTTGTTGCCGCGGAAGGTCCCGTTGTGCTCCCCGGGCTCCCACACGTCCAGTTCCGGTTTGAACAGGCACAGCGACATCGGCAGGCCGTAGCCGCTGATGGACTTCGACACGGTGACGATGTCGGGCACGATCCCGGCCTCCTCGAACGAGAAGAACGCGCCGGTGCGGCCGCAGCCCATCTGGATGTCGTCGACGATCAGCAGCATGTCGCGGCGGTGGCACAGCTCGGCCAGCGCCCGCAGCCACTCCGCACGGGCCACATTGATGCCGCCCTCGCCCTGCACGGTCTCGACGATCACCGCGGCGGGCCGGTTCAGCCCGGAGCCCTGGTCCTCCAGGAGCCGCTCGAACCACAGGAAGTCCTCGACCTTGCCGTCGAGGTAGTGGTCGAACGGCATCGGGGTGCCGTGCACCAGCGGGATGCCGGCGCCGGCCCGCTTGAAGGCGTTGCCGGTCACGGCGAGGGCCCCGAGGGACATCCCGTGGAAGGCGTTGGTGAAGGACACGATGGCCTCGCGCCCCTTGACCTTGCGCGCCAGTTTCAGCGCGGACTCCACGGCGTTGGTGCCGGTCGGGCCCGGGAACATGACCTTGTAGGGCAGGTCGCGCGGCCGCAGCACCAGGTCCTGGAAGGTCTGGAGGAAGGCGCGTTTGGCGGTGGTCGACATGTCGAGCCCGTGGGTCACGCCGTCCCGCTCCAGATAGTCGAGCAGGGCGCGTTTGAGCACCGGGTTGTTGTGCCCGTAGTTGAGTGAGCCGGCACCCGCGAAGAAGTCGAGGTACTCGTGGCCGTCCTCGTCGTACATGCGGCTGCCGCGCGCCCGGTCGAACACGGTGGGCCAGCCGCGGCAGTAGCTGCGCACCTCGGACTCCACGGTCTCGAAGACGCTGAGGTCGGGCTGGGTGATGGTCACGAAGATTCGCTCCTCGGTGCGACGGTCGTGCGGGGGGTCGGTGCGGCGGGGCGGGCGGCGCCGGGGGCGCCGGTCACCGCGCCGAACGGCTCAACGGGCCGATGCGGTAGAGGACTTCGGGGTCGTGCGGGCCGTCCGGGAACAGCCCCGTGCCGAACAGCACCTCGCGCTCGACACGGGCGCCGTGCCGGGCCGCGTACGAGGTGAACAGCCGCTCGGAGGCGGTGTTGCCCGGAGTGATGGTGGTCTCGACGCAGCTCAGGGTGTGCTCGGCGGCGACCCGGTCGGTCAGCGCGTCGAGCAGTCGCGCGGCGATGCCGCGTCCCCGGTGCGCGGGGTCGACGGCCACCTGCCACACCAGCAGGGTCCCCGGGCGGTCCGGCCGCAGATACCCGGTGACGAACCCGGCGGCCGTCCCGTCGTCCGCGCGGGCCACCGCCGAGGTGTCGGCGAAGTCCCGGCACCACAGCAGATAGCTGTAGGAGGAGTTCAGGTCGAGGGTTCCGGATTCTTTGGCGAGCCGCCAGAACGCGGCCCCGTCCGCAACCGACGGACGGTCGATGTGCAGGTCTGCTTGTGCGGCAGTCATGCGAATTGAATTTACCGAGGGAAATTCGAAATTGCATGGCCGGCGGGGCTTACGTGTGACCGCTGACCGTGTTATCACGCGTGCGCGCGCAGCCGCGCGACCGGTAGGCGGAATGCCCGTATTTGCGGGGTATATAGCGCACAAATCGGGCGCGATGTGTAACGCGTCACACCCATGTGACCCGGAGGGGATTCGCCCCGGACAAGCCGCTCGGCGTTCGCGAAATCTTTGCGTTTAGGGTGAGGGAAAGCGGGCAGGAGAATGCGGGGAGCTGCTCCCGATTAAAGAGCTGAATTCCAGCGGTAGGAATTATTTGAATTCGCTGTGAAAACCGCCCGCCGCTGATTACCGCCAGGCGGCGTCGGCGGCCTCGCGCGCAGCCCGGGGATCCACCGGCCGGGCGCCGCGCTCGGCGAGGGCGGCACCCAGGGCGGCCAGGCTCGACCGCACCGCGGCCGGCGTCGCGTCGGACCCGTAGTGGTTGACGCGGATCATCTCCTCGGCCAGCGCGCCCCCGCCGGCGGCCAGCGGCAGCCCCGGGTCGCGCTCCAGGGCGCGGGCCACCAGATCGGAGGCGGCGAGGCCCGCGGGGGCCCGCAGCGTGGTCGCCACCGGGGCCGCGTCCGCCGCCTCGCGCACGTACGGCTCCAGGCCGCCGCCCAGCGCGAGCGCCCCCGCCCGGGTCGCCGCCGCGGCCGACGCGTGCCGGGACATCACCGCCGGCAGGCCCTCGGCCTCGATCCGTTCGACGCACGCCTCCAGCGCCAGCATCTCCAGCTGGGCCGGCGCGTGCAGCAGGGCCGTGCGGCCGGCGTCGGTCCAGCGTTCCTTCCAGTCCAGCAGGGAGAGGTAGGAGCGGCGCGGGGCGTTCGGGTTCGCCGCCATCCGCGCCCAGGCCCGCTCGCTGACCGACACCGCCGACACCCCGGCGGGGCCGCCCATCGCCTTCTGCGCGCCGATCACGCACAGGTCCACGCCCCACGCGTCGGGAAGCACCGGCTCGGCACCGACGGAGGCGACCGCGTCCAGGTAGAACAGCGCCCCGTGCTCCCGCACCACCTCGCCGATCGCCGCGACCGGGTTGGTGTTCCCGGTGGCCGCCTCGGCGTGCACCAGGGACACGAAGTCGATCTCGGGGTGCCGGGCGAGGGCCGTCCGGATCTGCTCCGCGGTGACCGCGGTGCGGAAGGGCACCGCGAGGTCGTGGACGGTCGCCCCGCAGTCCCGCAGCCAGTTCCCGAAGGTCTGGCCGTACGGACCCGTGATCACGTTCAGCGCCGTCGTCCCCGGACCGGCCGCCGCGCGGATCGCGCCCTCCAGCGGCAGCAGCGCCTCGCCCTGCATGATCACCACGTCCTGGCGGGTGTCGAGCAGCCGGGCGACCCGGTCCTCGATCGAGGCGAAGCGCGCCGCGGTCAGCGGGGCGAGGTCCAGCAGGGGGTGTGTCACGGCGGTGCTCTCCATCACTCACGGGGTGAACGGGTCGAGCCTAACCGGCGGGCCGGGCGCCGCCGTTACCCGCGCCTTTCGGGGCCGAGCCGGACCTGTGACCATCGTTTGGTTTGAGGCACTCAAAGCTCTCCTTATAATCGGAGCGCAAAGTTCCCCCACAGGAGGTTCTCAGTGATCACGGTCCTCGGGCGCCGGGCCCGCATTCTGGCCGCCACCACCGCTACGGCCGGGCTGGTGCTGGTCGCCGGCTGCTCGTCGGACGACGGCGGCGGCAGCGGCAAGAAGACCGCCGCCGGCGGCGTCGAGCTGGTCGAGGCGGGTCAGCTCACCACGTGCACCCACCTGCCCTACCCGCCCTTCCAGTCGGAGATCGACGGCAAGGTGCAGGGCTTCGACGTATCCCTCGTCGACCTCGTCGCCGAGAACCTCGGCGTCAAGCAGGAGATCCTCGACACACCGTTCGAGAACTTCAAGACCGGCGCGTTCCTCAACTCCGGCCAGTGCGACCTGGCCGCCGCCGGCATGACCATCACCGAGGAGCGCAAGAAGAACGTCGATTTCTCCGACCCCTACTTCGACGCCACGCAGGCGGTCCTGGCCGACAAGAAGAGCGGCATCACGTCCTTCGCGGACCTCAAGGGCAAGAAGGTCGGCGCCCAGGCGCAGACCACCGGCGAGGAGTACGCCAAGAGCCAGGGCCTCGACCCGGTCTCCTTCGAGTCCTCCGACGCCGTGCTCAACGGCCTGCGCACCGGCCAGGTCGAGGCGGTCGTGATCGATTACCCGGTCGTGCAGGGCTGGCTCAAGGACAAGGCCACCTCCGACGCCTTCGAGGTGGCCGAGCAGGTCAACACCGGCGAGCAGTACGGCATCACGGTCAAGAAGGGCAACACGGCGCTGCTCGAGGCCGTCGACAAGGCCCTCGCCGACGCCAAGGCCGACGGCACCTACAAGAAGCTGTACGAGCAGTGGATCGGCCCGTACACCCCCGCCGCGGAGAGCGGTGCGCCCGCCTCGCCGTCGGCCTCATGACGGACGCCACCAAGGCCGAGGTGCAGCCCCGCAGGAAGGGGCTGACACGGCGCCAGAAGCGCAGTGTCTCGCGCGGTGCCCAGTACGTCCTGTTCGTCGGCGCCCTGGTCGCCCTGGCGGTCGGGGCGGACTGGGGCCGGCTGCAGAACCAGTTCGCCCAGTGGGACATCGCGGAGCAGATGTTCCCGGACGTCATCACGCTGGCACTGAAGAACACCGTGCTCTACACCGTGTCCGGCTTCCTCGTCGGGCTGGTGCTGGGCATGGTCCTGGCGCTGATGCGGCTGTCGTCCGTGGGTCCCTACCGCTGGATCGCCGGTGTCTACATCGAGATCTTCCGCGGACTGCCCGCCCTGCTGATCTTCATCTTCATCGGTGTGGCCGTCCCGCTGGCCTTCCCGGGCACGGAGATCCCCGGCGGGACCTATGGCAAGGTGGCCCTCGCCCTCGGCCTGGTGGCCGCCGCGTACATGGCGGAGACGTTCCGAGCGGGCATCCAGGCGGTGCCCAAGGGACAGATGGAGGCGGCGCGCTCGCTGGGGTTCTCGCCCGCCCGTGCCATGGTCTCGATCATCCTCCCGCAGGCCTTCCGGATCATCCTCCCGCCGCTGACCAACGAACTCGTCCTGCTGTTCAAGGACTCCTCGCTGGTGCTGTTCCTGGGTGTCACGCTGACGGAGCGGGAGCTGTCCAAGTTCGGCCGCGACCTCGCGAGCCAGACCGCGAACTCCACGCCGATCCTGGTCGCGGGCCTGTGCTACCTGCTGGTCACGATCCCGCTCGGCTTCGTCGTGCGCCGTATGGAGGGCAAAGCCCAGGAGGCCGTGAAATGAGCCGTCCCGAAATCGAGATCCGCGACCTGCACAAGTCCTTCGGCGACAACCACGTCCTGCGCGGCATCGACCTGGAGATCGGCCAGGGCGAGGTCGTCTGCGTCATCGGCCCGTCGGGCTCCGGCAAGTCGACGCTGCTGCGCTGTGTGAACCTCCTGGAGGAGCCGACCCGGGGCCAGGTCTTCGTCGGCGGTACGGAGGTCACCGACCCCGACGTCGACATCGACGCGGTGCGCCGCCGGATCGGCATGGTCTTCCAGCAGTTCAACCTGTTCCCGCACCTCACGGTGACCGAGAACCTCGCGCTGCCGCAGCGCCGGGTGCTGCGGCGCGACAAGGCGAGCGCCCTGCGGATCGCGGCGCAGAACCTGGAGCGGGTCGGCCTCGCCGAGAAGGCGACCGCCTACCCGTCCTCGCTGTCCGGCGGCCAGCAGCAGCGGGTGGCCATCGCCCGCGCCCTGGCGATGGGGCCCGAGGTCATGCTGTTCGACGAGCCGACCTCGGCGCTCGACCCCGAGCTGGTCGGCGACGTGCTGGCGGTCATGCGGATGCTGGCCGACGACGGCATGACGATGATGGTCGTCACCCACGAGATGACCTTCGCCCGCGAGGTGGCCGACCGGGTCGTCTTCATGGACGGCGGCGTGGTCGTCGAGGACGGCACTCCGGAGCAGGTCATCGCCCACCCCCGGCACGAGCGCACCCGGCACTTCCTCTCCCGGCTCCTCGACCCCGCCATGGCGGACGTGGAGGAGGGGACGGCGGACCAGGTGGGCAGGTCCGACCCCGCGGGCGGCCGCGACTAAGGTGCCGTGCATGAGCGATCACGCCGTGCTGCACGTGACGGGCCGGGTTCTCGTCGGCCCCGACGACATCCGCGACGAGCTGTGGGTGGTCGACGGACGGATCTCCCTCGACCGCCCGGCCGGCGCCCGCGACGTGCGCACGGTGCGGGGCTGGGCGCTGCCCGGCCTCGTCGACGCCCACTGCCACGTGGGCCTCGACGCGCACGGTGCCGTCCCCCAGGACGTGGCGGAGAAGCAGGCGCTCACCGACCGGGACGTCGGGACCCTGCTGATCCGTGACGCGGGTTCGCCCTCCGACACCCGCTGGATCGACGACCGCGAGGACCTGCCGAAGATCATCCGGGCGGGCCGGCACATCGCCCGCACCCGCCGCTACATCCGCAACTACGCCCACGAGATCGAGCCGGACGAACTCGTCGCGTACGTCGCCCAGGAGGCCCGGCGGGGCGACGGCTGGGTCAAGCTGGTCGGCGACTGGATCGACCGCGAACTGGGCGACCTGTCGGCCTGCTGGCCGCGGGAGGCCGTCGAGGCCGCCATCGCCGAGGCCCACCGCCTCGGCGCCCGGGTGACCGCGCACTGCTTCGCCGAGGACTCCCTGCGGGACCTGGTCGAAGCCGGCATCGACTGCATCGAGCACGCCACGGGCCTGACCGAGGAGCTGATCCCCCTCTTCGCCGAGCGGCGGGTGGCGATCGTCCCGACCCTGGTCAACATCGCCACCTTCCCCCGGCTCGCCGACGGCGGCGAGGCCCGCTTCCCCCGCTGGTCGGCCCATATGCGCCGGCTCCACGAACGCCGCTACGACACCGTGCGCGCCGCCTACGACGCGGGTATCCCGGTCTACGTCGGCACCGACGCCGGTGGCGGACTCGCGCACGGTCTGGCCGCCGCCGAGGTGGTGGAACTGACCACCGCCGGCATCCCGCCCGTCGAGGCGCTGTCGGCCACCACCTGGGCGGCCCGGGAATGGCTCGGCCGCCCCGGCATCGAGGAGGGGGCGCCGGCGGACCTGGTGGTGTACGAGTCGGACCCGCGGGCGGACGTCCGCGTACTGGCCGCCCCGCGGCGCGTGGTGCTGAACGGGCGGGTCGTCGGCTGACGCGGGCCCGGCGTCGCCGGGCAGGCGGGCGGGGCGGGATTCTCGAAACACGCCTCAGCGGCCCGCGGGCTGGGCCGGCAGGTCGAAGACGTGCTCCGGGCTGACGATCTTCGTGATCGCGTCCCCGAAGAGGGTGCTGGGCTCGGAGCCGTCGTGGTCGACGTCGGTGTTCAGCAGGACGACCATGGTCGCGCGGGCCGAGGGCAGATACACCGTCAGCGACTCGTAGCCCGGCAGCGAGCCGTTGTGCCCGAGCCAGCCGCCGACGTCGAAGATGCCCAGACCGTACCCGGCGCCCGGGATGGAGGAGGCCCGTGTGTCCAGCCGCTGCTGCTGGGTGGCCGGGCTGATCAGGATCTCGCCGTCCGGCAGGACGCCGGTGGCGACGGTGGGCGCCCACACCCGCAGATCCTCCAGGGTGGAGATCATCGCGCCGGCCGCCCAGGCCCAGGAGGGGTTCCACCCGGCGGTGTCGGCGATCTTCCCGTCCGCGGTCTGGTCCGTGTACCCCTGGGCGTGCGGTGACGGGAACGCCGCGTTCGTCGGGAGGAGGGTGCGCTCCATGCCGGCCGGTTCCAGGACGGTGCGGCCGATGTACTCCTGGAGCGGCTGACGCGCGACCTGTTCGACGACCAGACCGAGCAGGATGAGGTTGGTGTTGCTGTAGGAGAACTTCTCACCCGGCTGGAACAGCACGGGGTGCTTGAACGCGTAGTCCAGCAACTGCCGTGGTGTGAAAGACCGTTCGGGATCGGACGTCAGGGCCTTGAAGAAGTCCTGGTCCTCGGTGTAGTTGAACAGCCCGCTGCGCATCCCGGCCAACTGGCGCAGGGTCGTCTCGTCCCCGTTGGGCACGCCGTCGACGTACTCGCCGATCGTGTCGTCCAGGCCGAGCCTGCCCTCGTCGACCAGTTTCAGCAGCGCCGTGACGGTGAACGTCTTGGTCTCGCTGCCGATCCGCAGGGACAGGTCCGGCGACATCTCCTGGCCGGTGGCCTTGTCGGCCACTCCGAACGACCGCACATGGGTGCCCTTGTCGGGCGTCCACAGGCCCACCGTCACCCCGGGGACGTCCGCCTCGCGCATGACCCGCAGGACCGCCTCGTCCACCTGCCGTTTCACCTCGGGGGTCAGGGCGCGGAAGCCGTCGTCCGACGTCGTGGGGGAGGGCGAGGGCTGCACGGTGGCGGCGGCGGGTGCCGGTGCGGGCGAGGCGAGGACGGGTCCCGTGCCGGCCGGAACCACGAGGACACCCAGCGCCGCGGCGGTGACGGCCCCCCTGCGCAGCTGTCGGCAGGAACAGATCATGGGCTGACTCCCGAGACACCCGAGGAGCGGCCCGCGACCGGGCCGCGGGGCCCTGTGCGACCAGCATAGGAGCGCTCGTGCCGGGTCGCCCGTCGGAGGGTGACGGACCGCCGCCCGGCTCGTTGTGCACTCCCGCGTGTGTGCCGGAGCGTCAACCGGCGTGTTCGGACGGGGACAGGGAAACGAGTGACGAAGGGGAACACCCGTGCCGCGGGATTCGAATTTGCGCGCGAGGACCACGCGTTGGAGTGAAGTTGCCTCGGGTCGCTGACCCTTCACTCTCAGTGCGTAATCCTTGCCGGGTCCCGAGCATTCCATCCGTGGGGGGTCCCACCCTTGAACAGCATCAACTTCCGTACGTCCGCACGCCGTTCGGCCGCAGCGGTGACCGCTGCCCTCCTCGTCGCCGGATCCGCCGCGCTGGCCGGCGCGGGTCCGGCGCGGGCGACCGAGGACCAGGGCCGCGCGAGCGCCGTCGTCCTGCGAACCGGCCTGGACGTCTCCCTGCTCGACAAGACCGTGACCGTCCCGCTGGCGGTCTCCCTCAACGAGGTCCGGGCACCGCGGAGCGCCGAGCAGACCGCCCTGACCGCGCGGCTGGACGGCGTCGACGGCGGCGAGCCGTTCACCGTGCTGCGCGCGGAGGTGGCGCGGGCCGCGGCGACGGTGACCGCCGGCAAGGCGGAGGGCACCACCCGGCTGGCCGGTGCCCGCCTCCACGTTCCGGGCCTGCCGCTGCTGTCCCTGATCGAGGTCGAGTCGGTCACCTCGACGGCGACGTGCGAAGCGGGGCGGGCACCGGTCGCCGACTCCCGTGTGATCGGCACCGTGACGGTGCTGGGCAAGCGGGTCACGCTCACCGCCGGCGGCCCCACGGACGTGAAGGTGCCCGGGGTCGGCGGGGTCCGCCTGGACCTGTCCGAGCGGCAGACGACGTCCCGCACCGCGGCGGCCACCGCCCTCCGGCTCACCGTCTCCGTCGACCCGCTGGACCTCAACGTCGCGGAGGTGCACGGCACCGTGACCCTGGCGGAGGCGACCTGCGAGGCGCCGGCCGCCGCGGAGGAACCCGCCGAGTCGCCCGCGGCGGGCTCCGGCCCGGTCTCCGAGGCCCGACCGCAGGGCGCACCCGCGCAGGCCGATCTCGCGCGTACCGGCGGCGGTACGGCGACGCCGTACATCGCCGGCGGAGCGCTCGCCCTCGTCGCGGCCGGTGGGGGAGCGCTGGTCCTCGCCCGCCGGCGCGCCCGGGGCTGACGGACCGCGGCGGTCCGGGGTTCCCCGGCCTCGGCCGTCGCGCCGCACCGCCGTACCGGTTCAGGTACGGCGGTGCGTTCCGCGGGTGCGGAGCCGGTGCGTACCCCGCCGCGAGGGGCGTGCCGTGCCGGTCAGCCGCCGTCGCCGGCCATGGCCCGGCGCAGGGCCGCGAGGAAGCGGTCCACCGTGGCCCGGTCGCGCACCGCCAGCCGCAGCCACTCCTCGCCCAGACCCGGGAACGTGTCGCCGCGCCGGACCGCGAAGCCGAGGTCCCGCAGCCGCCCGCGCACCGCGGCGGCGTGCGGCAGCCGTACGAGGACGAAGGGCCCCTCGGCGGGCCCCACGACCCGCACCCCCGCGATGTCCGAGAGTCCCGCGACCAGATGGGCCCGGTCGGCGGCGACCCGGTGCGCGGCGTGCGCCGCCTCCGCCAGGGCCCGCGGCCCCACACAGGTCTGCGCGGCGGTCAGCGCGGGTGTGGAGACCGGCCACAGCGGCTGCGCGCGAGCGAGGTCGGCGACGGTCTCCGGGGACGCCAGCAGGTACCCGATCCGCAGTCCGGCCAGTCCCCACGTCTTGGTCAGACTGCGCAGGACCACCAGACCGGGGACGTCCGTCCGGCCGGCCAGCGCCTCGCGCTCGCCCGGCACGGCGTCCATGAAGGCCTCGTCGACCACCAACGTCCGCCCGGGACGGGCCAGTCGGGCGACGGCGCCGGCGGGATGCAGCACGGACGTCGGATTGGTCGGATTGCCGATCACGACCAGGTCGGCGTCCTCGGGCACCGCCGCCGGATCCAGCCGGAAGCCGTCCTGCGCCCGCAGCAGCACCCGGTCGACGCTGTGCCCCGCGTCCCGCAGCGCCGCCTCCGGCTCCGTGAACTGGGGGTGCACGACCACCGGCCGCCGCACCTTCAGGGCCCGCGCGAGCAGGACGAAGGCCTCCGCCGCGCCCGCCGTCAGCAGCACCCGGTTCGGGGTGAGCCCGTGCCGGGCCGCGACGGCGGCCCGCGCCGCCCGCCCGTCCGGGTAGGCCGCCAGCCCGTCGAGCGACCCGGCGACGACCTCCCGCAGCCACCCGGGCGGGGTGCCGGCGCGGACGTTCACCGCCAGGTCGACCAGGGTCCGCCCGTCGTCACGGACCTCGGCGTCGCCGTGGTGGCGCAGATCGTGCGGGTCCCGCTCAGTGGGCATGGGAGTGGGTGTGACCGCCGTGGTGGTGCCCGTGGTGGTGACCGTCGTCGTCGGGGTGGTAATGCGGCTGCTGCGGCAGGCCCACCTTCTCCTCGAAGCCGGGCAGCGCGACGCGGTACACGCACGAGTCGCAGTTCATCCGCAGATCGCCCTTCACCGCCTCCTCGTACCGCTCCATCACCAGGTCGAGCAGCTCCGGCTCCGGCCCGATCACGTCCGCCGACAGCACCTCGACCTCCGGGTGGGCGGCCGACCAGCCCTCCGTCTGGAGCCGCACCCGGTCCGGCAGGACGCCGGTGAACAGGAAGTACGGCAGCACCACGATCCGCCGGGCGCCCAGCCGAACGCACCGGTCCAGTCCGCTCGGCACGTCCGGGGCCGCGAGCGACACGAACGCCGTCTCCACGCCCGCGTAGCCACGGCCCTCCCACAGCAGCCGGGCCGCCTTGTGGACCTCGGCGTTCGCGTCCGGGTCCGTCGAGCCGCGCCCGACCAGCAGCA
Coding sequences:
- the ectA gene encoding diaminobutyrate acetyltransferase, encoding MTAAQADLHIDRPSVADGAAFWRLAKESGTLDLNSSYSYLLWCRDFADTSAVARADDGTAAGFVTGYLRPDRPGTLLVWQVAVDPAHRGRGIAARLLDALTDRVAAEHTLSCVETTITPGNTASERLFTSYAARHGARVEREVLFGTGLFPDGPHDPEVLYRIGPLSRSAR
- a CDS encoding amino acid ABC transporter permease, whose protein sequence is MTDATKAEVQPRRKGLTRRQKRSVSRGAQYVLFVGALVALAVGADWGRLQNQFAQWDIAEQMFPDVITLALKNTVLYTVSGFLVGLVLGMVLALMRLSSVGPYRWIAGVYIEIFRGLPALLIFIFIGVAVPLAFPGTEIPGGTYGKVALALGLVAAAYMAETFRAGIQAVPKGQMEAARSLGFSPARAMVSIILPQAFRIILPPLTNELVLLFKDSSLVLFLGVTLTERELSKFGRDLASQTANSTPILVAGLCYLLVTIPLGFVVRRMEGKAQEAVK
- a CDS encoding transporter substrate-binding domain-containing protein — its product is MITVLGRRARILAATTATAGLVLVAGCSSDDGGGSGKKTAAGGVELVEAGQLTTCTHLPYPPFQSEIDGKVQGFDVSLVDLVAENLGVKQEILDTPFENFKTGAFLNSGQCDLAAAGMTITEERKKNVDFSDPYFDATQAVLADKKSGITSFADLKGKKVGAQAQTTGEEYAKSQGLDPVSFESSDAVLNGLRTGQVEAVVIDYPVVQGWLKDKATSDAFEVAEQVNTGEQYGITVKKGNTALLEAVDKALADAKADGTYKKLYEQWIGPYTPAAESGAPASPSAS
- a CDS encoding pyridoxal-phosphate-dependent aminotransferase family protein, encoding MTHPLLDLAPLTAARFASIEDRVARLLDTRQDVVIMQGEALLPLEGAIRAAAGPGTTALNVITGPYGQTFGNWLRDCGATVHDLAVPFRTAVTAEQIRTALARHPEIDFVSLVHAEAATGNTNPVAAIGEVVREHGALFYLDAVASVGAEPVLPDAWGVDLCVIGAQKAMGGPAGVSAVSVSERAWARMAANPNAPRRSYLSLLDWKERWTDAGRTALLHAPAQLEMLALEACVERIEAEGLPAVMSRHASAAAATRAGALALGGGLEPYVREAADAAPVATTLRAPAGLAASDLVARALERDPGLPLAAGGGALAEEMIRVNHYGSDATPAAVRSSLAALGAALAERGARPVDPRAAREAADAAWR
- the thpD gene encoding ectoine hydroxylase produces the protein MTTTTTTIPDLYPSRGGTEVSVPRQDPVVWGAPGTPGPIDVGGLQTYERDGFLAVDQLITDDEVAVYRQELDRLVADPAIRADERSIVEPKSQEIRSVFEVHRISEVFAALVRDERVVGRARQILGSDVYVHQSRINVKPGFGASGFYWHSDFETWHAEDGLPNMRAVSVSIALTENHDTNGGLMIMPGSHRTFLGCAGATPEDNYKKSLQMQDAGTPSDEALTAMASRYGIKLFTGKAGSATWFDCNCMHGSGDNITPFPRSNVFIVFNSVENAAVEPFAAPVRRPEFIGSRDFTPVR
- a CDS encoding amidohydrolase family protein, coding for MSDHAVLHVTGRVLVGPDDIRDELWVVDGRISLDRPAGARDVRTVRGWALPGLVDAHCHVGLDAHGAVPQDVAEKQALTDRDVGTLLIRDAGSPSDTRWIDDREDLPKIIRAGRHIARTRRYIRNYAHEIEPDELVAYVAQEARRGDGWVKLVGDWIDRELGDLSACWPREAVEAAIAEAHRLGARVTAHCFAEDSLRDLVEAGIDCIEHATGLTEELIPLFAERRVAIVPTLVNIATFPRLADGGEARFPRWSAHMRRLHERRYDTVRAAYDAGIPVYVGTDAGGGLAHGLAAAEVVELTTAGIPPVEALSATTWAAREWLGRPGIEEGAPADLVVYESDPRADVRVLAAPRRVVLNGRVVG
- the ectB gene encoding diaminobutyrate--2-oxoglutarate transaminase, which codes for MTITQPDLSVFETVESEVRSYCRGWPTVFDRARGSRMYDEDGHEYLDFFAGAGSLNYGHNNPVLKRALLDYLERDGVTHGLDMSTTAKRAFLQTFQDLVLRPRDLPYKVMFPGPTGTNAVESALKLARKVKGREAIVSFTNAFHGMSLGALAVTGNAFKRAGAGIPLVHGTPMPFDHYLDGKVEDFLWFERLLEDQGSGLNRPAAVIVETVQGEGGINVARAEWLRALAELCHRRDMLLIVDDIQMGCGRTGAFFSFEEAGIVPDIVTVSKSISGYGLPMSLCLFKPELDVWEPGEHNGTFRGNNPAFVTATAALETYWTDGSAMEKQTRARGEQVEQALIAVTEENLADVKEYRGRGLVWGIEFHDKGRAERIARRAFELGLLIETSGPESEVVKLLPALTVTPDELDEGLRVLARAVRETV
- a CDS encoding ectoine synthase; the encoded protein is MIVRSFKDIEGTDRHVRAASGTWESKRIVLAKERVGFSLHETILYAGTETSMWYANHIEAVVCVAGEAELTDDETGRKYTITPGTMYLLDGHERHTMRIKEDFRCICVFNPPVTGREDHDQNGVYPLLTEPEEV
- a CDS encoding amino acid ABC transporter ATP-binding protein — protein: MSRPEIEIRDLHKSFGDNHVLRGIDLEIGQGEVVCVIGPSGSGKSTLLRCVNLLEEPTRGQVFVGGTEVTDPDVDIDAVRRRIGMVFQQFNLFPHLTVTENLALPQRRVLRRDKASALRIAAQNLERVGLAEKATAYPSSLSGGQQQRVAIARALAMGPEVMLFDEPTSALDPELVGDVLAVMRMLADDGMTMMVVTHEMTFAREVADRVVFMDGGVVVEDGTPEQVIAHPRHERTRHFLSRLLDPAMADVEEGTADQVGRSDPAGGRD